In Paenibacillus phoenicis, one genomic interval encodes:
- a CDS encoding FHA domain-containing protein gives MDTFACIYILRGDPFRPGTCIYLDQETTEIGRTSSESFPDMAFTNIFISRKHLMIRKEGDRAVAYDLGSRHGTELNGVRMIPHAPYVLETNDILKLARGTSVLHFSYSPGEQTLEFEPVNDSTHPEETEGPVTIHWEKRECIVNGVKISMSEKEYLLLQLLHEHANRLVTIREIKQTVWYDRNPGPDGLPDVTIDELTTLIYRIRKKYGRDTFQINAIRGSGYILEKE, from the coding sequence ATGGATACCTTTGCCTGTATTTATATTCTTCGCGGGGACCCGTTTCGTCCTGGAACTTGCATCTACCTGGATCAAGAGACGACGGAAATCGGGCGGACGTCTTCCGAGAGTTTTCCGGATATGGCCTTTACGAACATCTTTATATCCCGCAAGCATTTAATGATTCGGAAAGAAGGGGACCGTGCGGTCGCCTACGATCTGGGGAGCCGTCATGGCACGGAACTGAACGGGGTGCGGATGATCCCGCATGCCCCTTATGTACTTGAAACGAACGATATCCTGAAGCTGGCGCGGGGCACCAGCGTACTGCATTTCTCTTATTCGCCCGGAGAACAAACGCTGGAGTTTGAGCCCGTAAATGACTCGACGCACCCAGAGGAGACTGAAGGACCGGTTACGATTCATTGGGAGAAACGGGAATGCATTGTGAACGGCGTCAAAATTTCGATGTCGGAAAAGGAATATTTGCTGCTGCAGCTGCTCCATGAGCACGCGAACCGTCTGGTGACGATCCGTGAGATTAAGCAGACGGTGTGGTACGACCGCAATCCCGGCCCCGACGGGCTACCGGATGTGACGATCGATGAATTAACGACGTTAATTTATCGGATTCGCAAAAAGTATGGACGCGACACATTCCAGATCAATGCGATCCGGGGAAGCGGATATATTTTAGAGAAAGAATAG
- a CDS encoding DEAD/DEAH box helicase — protein MSFQLTERVIKLLCGRIAYERGEAYYRTGKVAFLRMDHGSRVYEAAVSGTGHYHVSLQIDEHGDVHAECNCPAFYSYNNYCKHIAAVLLGVHDMLQGGKAPVRPFPSLLRQQDDILNSVDDDRNGSYSLVQRRQSQSGDIPSRDIWIARDMMRLFEENTPPPLRTGLRFDQRMPLEVEFTLHPVLYGYRKYLFGLELKIGEKRLYIVKNIRDFLDKISRGEPYSFTKHFSYDPERYSFRSEDEAILQKLAEIRRNEQMFHESLGGYSLKSNGISDRLLPVPPVFWDGLLPLLSQAPLVQLEQDSRIWPGLEVTDGPLPLSFNLGQAGDESYQFSAQGLDDVLVMDAYGIILSEGKLIRLSPAQTRRLAELKHMMITARKQHILISPEQIEPFVERVLPGLTKFGTIHVEEKVASRMVRTQLKARLYLDRVKDRLLAGLEFQYGDIIFNPLDEHGPKRGTDLILLRDTEKERQILNLMESGYMIRTESAYFLDDEEAEYEFLYHVVPELEKLVDIYATSAVKTRLITDLRPPKISVELDGRTDWLEFRFSMNGIGESEIRGLLQALEEKRKYFRLPNGALMPLESEEFQEIVNFLNEFGLRQSDIRGPEFRLPVIRGLHIQEDRGQGPVKLGKAYRELLHNLQHPGNLDFPVPPQLSDVLRDYQVYGYQWLKTLAYYRFGGILADDMGLGKTLQSIAFLISVLPEIAESGQPALIVCPASLVYNWRNELTKFAPNLKAVIADGSKAERVRTLREASQADVVITSYPLLRRDIEQFAELSFHTLILDEAQSFKNHASQTAQAVKILQAKYRFALTGTPVENSLEELWSIFSAVFPELFPSRQAFNDLSRETVAKRIRPFVLRRLKTDVLKELPEKIESLQPSELLPEQKKLYLAYLAKLQQETLKHLDADTFGQNRIRILAGLTRLRQLCCHPALFVDGYDGGSAKFDQLMEMIEECQSAGKRVLIFSQFTEMLGLIGRELGYRGLPFFYLDGKTPAAERVELCSRFNDGERDLFLISLKAGGTGLNLTGADTVILYDLWWNPAVEQQAADRAYRIGQKNIVHVIRMVAQGTVEDKMYELQQKKKHLVEEVLKPGQEAISALTEQEIREILMI, from the coding sequence ATGAGTTTTCAGTTAACGGAGCGCGTCATTAAATTGTTATGCGGCCGAATCGCTTACGAGCGTGGAGAAGCGTATTACCGGACCGGGAAAGTGGCTTTTCTCCGGATGGACCACGGCTCCCGTGTCTATGAAGCCGCAGTGTCCGGGACCGGCCACTATCATGTGTCGCTGCAGATCGATGAACACGGCGACGTGCATGCGGAATGCAACTGTCCTGCCTTCTACTCCTATAACAACTATTGCAAGCATATCGCCGCCGTCTTGCTGGGTGTTCATGATATGCTGCAGGGCGGTAAGGCGCCGGTTCGTCCGTTTCCGTCTCTGTTGCGGCAGCAGGATGACATTCTAAATTCGGTGGACGACGATCGCAATGGATCCTATAGCCTGGTCCAGCGTAGACAATCACAATCTGGAGACATCCCTTCCCGCGATATCTGGATCGCACGCGATATGATGCGCTTGTTTGAAGAGAACACCCCGCCGCCGCTGCGAACCGGACTGAGGTTCGATCAACGGATGCCGCTGGAGGTGGAATTTACGCTCCATCCGGTGCTGTACGGCTATCGCAAGTACCTGTTCGGACTGGAGCTGAAGATTGGCGAGAAGCGCCTGTATATCGTCAAGAACATTCGGGATTTTCTCGATAAAATCTCACGCGGCGAGCCGTACAGCTTCACCAAACATTTCAGCTATGACCCGGAACGTTACTCCTTTCGGTCGGAGGATGAAGCGATCTTACAGAAGCTGGCGGAGATCCGGCGCAATGAGCAGATGTTTCACGAGAGCCTGGGAGGATACTCATTGAAATCAAACGGAATTTCCGATCGGCTGTTGCCGGTGCCGCCCGTCTTTTGGGATGGGCTGCTGCCGCTGCTCTCCCAAGCGCCGCTCGTGCAACTGGAGCAGGATAGCCGCATTTGGCCAGGGCTTGAAGTGACGGACGGGCCGCTGCCGTTAAGCTTCAATCTCGGTCAAGCCGGGGACGAGAGCTATCAGTTTTCCGCCCAGGGCCTGGATGACGTTCTTGTGATGGACGCCTATGGCATCATTTTGTCGGAAGGTAAGCTGATCCGTCTCTCCCCCGCGCAAACTCGCCGGCTCGCTGAATTAAAACATATGATGATCACCGCGCGGAAGCAGCATATCCTGATCTCTCCTGAACAGATCGAGCCCTTCGTTGAGCGGGTACTGCCCGGGTTGACGAAGTTCGGAACCATCCATGTCGAGGAGAAGGTCGCTAGCCGCATGGTACGGACCCAACTGAAAGCCCGGCTGTACCTCGATCGGGTCAAGGACCGGCTTCTGGCGGGATTGGAATTCCAATACGGAGATATCATATTTAACCCCTTGGATGAACATGGACCCAAGCGGGGAACTGATTTGATATTGCTGCGCGATACCGAGAAGGAGCGGCAGATTTTGAATCTGATGGAATCCGGCTACATGATCCGGACAGAAAGCGCTTATTTCCTCGATGACGAAGAGGCAGAATACGAATTCCTGTATCATGTCGTCCCAGAGCTTGAGAAGCTCGTGGACATCTATGCCACCTCAGCGGTCAAAACCCGGCTGATCACCGACCTTAGGCCGCCGAAAATTTCCGTGGAGCTGGACGGGCGTACAGATTGGCTGGAGTTTCGCTTCAGCATGAACGGGATCGGCGAATCGGAAATCCGCGGCTTGCTTCAAGCGTTGGAGGAGAAACGCAAGTACTTCCGGCTGCCAAACGGAGCGTTGATGCCGCTCGAAAGCGAGGAGTTCCAGGAAATCGTCAACTTCCTGAACGAATTTGGCTTGCGCCAAAGCGATATCCGTGGACCGGAATTCCGTTTGCCGGTCATTCGCGGATTGCATATCCAGGAAGACCGTGGACAAGGTCCGGTGAAGCTGGGCAAGGCGTACCGCGAGCTGCTGCATAACCTGCAGCATCCCGGCAATCTGGACTTTCCGGTACCGCCGCAGCTATCCGACGTGCTTCGCGACTACCAGGTTTACGGTTATCAGTGGCTCAAGACGCTGGCCTACTATCGCTTCGGCGGCATTCTTGCCGATGATATGGGGCTTGGAAAGACGCTGCAAAGCATCGCTTTTCTCATATCGGTGCTGCCGGAGATTGCCGAGTCTGGACAGCCTGCGCTGATCGTCTGCCCCGCTTCCCTGGTGTACAACTGGCGTAACGAACTGACGAAATTCGCACCTAATCTCAAAGCCGTCATTGCGGATGGAAGTAAAGCCGAACGGGTACGGACGCTGCGCGAGGCGTCGCAAGCGGACGTGGTCATCACCTCCTATCCACTGCTGCGCCGCGATATTGAGCAGTTCGCTGAACTGTCGTTCCATACACTCATTTTGGACGAGGCTCAAAGCTTCAAAAATCACGCCAGCCAAACGGCCCAAGCCGTGAAAATCCTGCAAGCCAAGTACCGTTTCGCCTTAACTGGCACCCCGGTGGAGAACTCGCTGGAAGAGTTATGGTCGATCTTCAGCGCCGTATTCCCGGAGTTATTCCCTAGCCGCCAGGCGTTTAACGATCTATCCCGGGAGACGGTGGCCAAACGCATCCGCCCTTTCGTCCTGCGCCGGCTGAAAACCGACGTGTTGAAGGAGCTTCCGGAAAAAATCGAGTCCCTGCAACCCTCGGAGCTGCTTCCGGAACAGAAGAAGCTGTACCTTGCCTACCTGGCCAAGCTGCAGCAGGAAACGCTCAAGCATTTGGATGCGGATACCTTCGGGCAGAACCGCATCCGCATACTGGCCGGGTTAACCCGGCTGCGCCAGCTTTGCTGCCATCCGGCCTTGTTCGTTGACGGCTATGACGGCGGTTCGGCCAAATTTGACCAGCTGATGGAAATGATCGAGGAATGCCAAAGTGCCGGCAAACGCGTGCTGATCTTCTCCCAATTTACGGAGATGCTCGGATTGATTGGCCGGGAGCTGGGCTACCGGGGGCTGCCTTTCTTTTATCTCGACGGGAAAACGCCGGCCGCCGAACGGGTAGAGCTGTGCTCCCGCTTTAACGACGGGGAACGCGATTTGTTCCTCATCTCGCTGAAGGCCGGAGGCACTGGCCTGAACCTAACGGGGGCAGATACTGTCATTCTCTATGATTTATGGTGGAATCCCGCGGTCGAGCAGCAGGCGGCGGACCGGGCTTATCGAATCGGGCAGAAGAATATCGT
- a CDS encoding glycerophosphodiester phosphodiesterase family protein, with product MRKIRKIFRSRTFWILLVLIAFIYLNNTPHLTAAHGGEPKLLAHRGLAQTFPMEGIENDTCTAERIYEPEHEFLENTLPSMEAAFAAGADMVELDLKPTKDGQFAVFHDWTLDCRTNAEGTTKDYTMAELKMLDIGYGYTADQGKTYPFRGKGVGLMPSLPEVVEHFPGKALLLHIKSDDPEEGKQLAAYLSTLKKEERDLLTVYGGDQPIAVLKELLPDMRVMSKATLKQCLLSYEASGWTGYIPDVCRNTELHIPEKIAPWLWGWPDKFLSRMERANTRVVIVGGDGSDFSSGFDTLEDVKRLPAGYSGWIWTNRIDRTAKAVQTGIDD from the coding sequence TTGCGCAAGATCAGGAAGATTTTTAGAAGCAGAACGTTTTGGATATTGCTTGTCCTTATTGCCTTTATTTACTTGAACAATACGCCGCATTTGACCGCAGCTCATGGCGGGGAACCTAAGCTGCTGGCGCACCGCGGGCTAGCGCAAACGTTCCCGATGGAGGGGATCGAGAACGACACGTGCACGGCCGAACGGATCTATGAACCGGAGCACGAGTTTCTGGAGAACACCTTGCCATCCATGGAAGCGGCGTTTGCAGCGGGCGCGGATATGGTGGAACTGGATCTGAAGCCAACCAAGGACGGGCAGTTTGCCGTGTTCCATGATTGGACGTTGGATTGCCGTACCAATGCGGAGGGCACAACGAAAGATTATACGATGGCGGAGCTTAAAATGTTGGATATCGGATACGGATATACCGCCGATCAAGGCAAAACGTATCCGTTTCGCGGCAAAGGGGTTGGGCTGATGCCGTCGTTGCCTGAGGTGGTGGAGCATTTTCCCGGCAAGGCGCTGCTATTGCACATCAAAAGTGACGACCCCGAGGAAGGGAAGCAGCTCGCGGCCTACCTTTCTACGTTAAAGAAGGAGGAGCGGGACTTGTTAACCGTTTATGGCGGCGATCAGCCCATAGCGGTCTTAAAGGAACTGCTGCCGGATATGCGGGTCATGTCCAAGGCAACGTTAAAGCAATGTCTGCTCTCGTATGAAGCTTCCGGCTGGACAGGATACATCCCCGATGTTTGCCGGAACACCGAGCTGCACATCCCTGAGAAAATCGCGCCTTGGCTGTGGGGCTGGCCGGATAAATTCCTGAGTCGTATGGAACGAGCGAATACCCGCGTCGTTATCGTTGGCGGGGACGGCAGCGACTTCTCCAGCGGCTTCGATACATTAGAAGACGTGAAGCGCCTGCCGGCAGGATACAGCGGCTGGATCTGGACGAACCGAATCGACCGAACCGCCAAGGCGGTACAAACTGGGATTGACGATTGA